Below is a genomic region from Betaproteobacteria bacterium.
GGCGATGCAGGTGAGCACATCCGGGTTGCGGCCCGAAAGGGTGAAGGCTGCTTGCGTGCTCACGCCGTCACCTCCGCAGCGTTGCCGAGCGCAGCCAGCTCGCTCACTGTCATCGGCGGGTACGACCTCGTCGGCGTAAAAAGCTCGTGCTTCGCAAGGTCGGCGAAAAGCGAGCCCTCCGCGCTGAAGGCCGACGAGCCGGTGAGAACGTCCAAGCGAAAGTTGCGTCGCTGAAACTTGCCCTTGCCGAGATAGCCCCATTCCGCAAAGGTGATCGGCTGATCATCGCTGGTGCTCATCTTCAGCGCATCGCCGTGCACAAGGTTGTGCGACAGCACGTAGGTAGCAGCCCGATAGAGCTCGTCCGAATCCACGAGCTTCAGGTAGTCGGCGAGGATCTCTAGTAGATTTGCGCGACACTCGCGGATATTGTCGGGCAGCAGCTCGATGCCGTAGATGCACATTGGCGCGAGCAGTGCGTAGTGCCGACGCTCGAAGTCGGACCTGCCGTACTTGAGCTCCACGGCAGCGAGTTTGCGCCGCAGGATTTGTACGAGAAAGTTGCCGCTGCCACACGCCGGTTCCAGGAAGCGGGAGTCAATGCGCGCTGAACGCCTGCACTTCTACGGCGCTCTATCGCGTCCAGCCCGTTCAATTCAACGTGCGGGCACGAGACAAGCCACTCCATGATTTCCTCCCGTAGCCATCCGATCGAGAACGGACTGCCGAGCTGCCGCGGCCTCGGAAACGAAGGATCGCGACGCATCAGATCATAGATCGACTGTCTCGATCGCCGGCCGAGCAGCACCAGCAGTGCACCGAACGTCAAGACTTCCGATTCACGCCTGCTCGCGGCCGCTTCGAGCTGTTTGCGTGCCATATCTTCTCCCGCAGCGCCGTTCCCCGGGCCATCGAGGCATAGGTTCCACGGCGCTTCGGCAACCGTCAAAGACCGTTAACAAGAGAATGCATGCGTAGAAAGCAAGGCCACCAGCGCGATCCAAGCTCGGCAAAGCCAAGGGACAGCTGAGGGTACCCCCGCGTTACACGTCGTAGCTCAATTCCATGACGCACGCCGGGCGCACCAGGGCGCATTCAGGCGTGCCATGCACGGATCATCCTAAATGGTCTCGCGAACTTAACGCACCACGCGGCACAACCCCTGAAATTTCGCGTGTCGCGGCAACCCTCGTGCAGACCAATCAAAATCGGCACAACAGTGCCGTCCCCTTTTATCTTGTCGTGCAATTTGGGCGGCGAAGACGACCGTCTTCACAGTGCCCTGAGACTGTCCAGCCGCTTCACGAAATTCCGCTTCGCCCTATGTTTCGCCTTGAGCTCCGTGATCCACCCCGGGGAAGGCCGCTTCTCCGTCAATTCGGCTCATGACCTTGCGGATTGTGCCGGCGAGCTCTGCCGCTTCATCGTAGGCATGGTTGTTCGCACGCGCCACGAGGCGTTCGACGTGGGCCTGATAGATGCCGATCGCGTCCTGCGGATGGGTGGCCGCGCACGCCCTGGCAATTTGCAGCCACAGCTCAGCCGTGCAGTCGCCCGCTTTCGCTTCCCCGAGCGCCGCATCAATATCGCCCTCGTCGAGAAAAGATTTCGACCTGCTTTGCGATTCGAGGTATGCGCGGATCCGCGCCAGATCGTCGCGGTCCGCATCGGGGCCGGGCTCTTCGTCCATGCCCTTCCGCGCGATCCCGGCGAGCCCGGCAGCCACCGCGTGCTTGCAGAATTCGCCCTCGTCGCCCATCGGACACGTGTACGACCAGCCCAGGCCGGAGCCCTCGGCGCGTAACGACACGCGGTATTCCTCGGTTCCGAGCACGCGGGCTTTGACCGCGCTGCCCGTCTGGATGAGCGAGAGCACGGCACGGTCTTCGAAGTACGCAACGCCCCGCTCGAACGAGCGCTGGCCGGCGAGCTTCGCGAGCGCGGCTTCGGTGATCAGCTTCTCGAGCGCTACCGTCAAGCGAGCTCACCTCCGGTCCAAAATTTTGGACCGACACAATCGGCAATCAAGTTGGCGCTCTT
It encodes:
- a CDS encoding SAM-dependent DNA methyltransferase; amino-acid sequence: MDSRFLEPACGSGNFLVQILRRKLAAVELKYGRSDFERRHYALLAPMCIYGIELLPDNIRECRANLLEILADYLKLVDSDELYRAATYVLSHNLVHGDALKMSTSDDQPITFAEWGYLGKGKFQRRNFRLDVLTGSSAFSAEGSLFADLAKHELFTPTRSYPPMTVSELAALGNAAEVTA